GGGGGAACGGGAAGAGTGTACGAAAGGCCATTGCCCACCATCGGCTCATTCCGGCGGAGCTGGCCCATTTTACGATTCCGGGCAGCCGCCGGGTGGAGGAGGGGAAGCGTTTGGTGGAGCGGTTCGGCTGCCGCCGCTGCCACAACCTGGGCGGCAAGGGGACGCGGCTTGCCGCCGATCTGGACCGCCTGGCCGGTGATGACCCGGTGCGGCTCTTCGGCGCCATCAAACGGCCGGTCCTCTTTATGCCTGACTTCCATTTCGACGACCGGCAAACGGCCGGCCTGGTCAATGCCGTCATGGCTTTTGCCTCGGCAGCTCCCCGGAGGGGAGACGGCGGGCTTCCGATTGTCGTTCACTTCGCCTCCCCCCGGCAGGGGGAGGGAACCATCTTCGAGAAAAAATGCGGCGGCTGCCATCGGTTGCTGACGGCACGGTACGGTGCCCTCGGCTCCGGCGACGTGGCACCGAACCTCTCGGGGCTTTTCACGTCATTTTATCCAACCCCCTTCAAGCCCGGCGAGCCCTGGACCCCCGAGCGGCTCGGACGCTGGCTCGATAACCCCAGGACCGTACGTCCGGTTACTCCCATGCCGCCTGTGCGCCTCTCTCCAGCTGAAAAAAAACAACTAACTGAAATGCTTAAAGCCGATCCTGATTAGCACTGATATTCCGTTAGAAGTTACCCCCCTTTGAAAAAGGGGGGCAAGGGGGGATTTCTGGCAGCAATCAAAAACAAATCCCCCTAAATCCCCCTTCGTCAAAGGGGGACTTGATCTTGCTGAAGATTGTTTGAAATTAACAAGCCGATTAGCGCCGTTCCGTTTTTATTACCGGGATGCGGAACCGTCTTCCCACGATGGTGCGGTGGCGGCTGCGGAGCTCCGCCATGGTGCCGTCGAGAAAGGCCGGGAGCGCCGGCTCGCCGTGCTCTGCCAGGTAGGCATCCACGAGGGTTCCCATGTATGCGTTGAACTTTCTGGTGGAGCTGCCGTGGGCGAAGTTGCGGCCCGCAAAGCGGCGGATGTCGCCGTCGAAGGCGGGCGAGATGTGGAAGAGTTCGTGGAAGATGGTGATGAGTTTTTCCCTGGGGGTGAGGTCGAAAAAGCGGGGGACCAGGAAGTAGATGACGTAGAGGATTTCATTGCCCCGGTGGGTCACTGACGGCATGGTGCTCCGGTAGATGTGGCGGCCCCGCTGCCGTTCGATACACTTCGCCCCTCCGTGGAACCGGAGGGGATGGATCTTGGCGTATGTTCCCCGGATGCCCCCGCCCCTGGTTGACGAGATGCAG
The nucleotide sequence above comes from Geobacter benzoatilyticus. Encoded proteins:
- the extS gene encoding selenite/tellurite reduction operon c-type cytochrome lipoprotein ExtS; translated protein: MVARFPLLILLCLVLAACVGKAPGEGCLSCHSPHYAERGSCVSCHRGNGKSVRKAIAHHRLIPAELAHFTIPGSRRVEEGKRLVERFGCRRCHNLGGKGTRLAADLDRLAGDDPVRLFGAIKRPVLFMPDFHFDDRQTAGLVNAVMAFASAAPRRGDGGLPIVVHFASPRQGEGTIFEKKCGGCHRLLTARYGALGSGDVAPNLSGLFTSFYPTPFKPGEPWTPERLGRWLDNPRTVRPVTPMPPVRLSPAEKKQLTEMLKADPD
- a CDS encoding putative metallopeptidase, with the protein product MGVTVLNLTRELEQLVAHIAGHVPEMRHIDPSRLLICISSTRGGGIRGTYAKIHPLRFHGGAKCIERQRGRHIYRSTMPSVTHRGNEILYVIYFLVPRFFDLTPREKLITIFHELFHISPAFDGDIRRFAGRNFAHGSSTRKFNAYMGTLVDAYLAEHGEPALPAFLDGTMAELRSRHRTIVGRRFRIPVIKTERR